GCTCGTCGTCCGGCTGGACGGTGGAGAGCGGCCGGAGGACCACGTACCTTTGAAAAATCTCTACGGCCGGCAGCTCCTTGACGAAGAGCTTCACCAGCTCTGGGTTTTTGAGGTAACGCTCGCCGTCGAGGAAGTCATCGCTCATCCCGGCTTCCGACAGGCCCAACTCCTTCAAATGGGGGCGGTTGCCGGTGGAGAGGAAGCGGTAGAAACCCTCCTCGCCGCCGGGCATGTGTGAAACGCCTTTTGCGAATCCCAGGCCGATGAGCCCGCCCCGGCAGGACACCGTGTCACTTTCCAGGGCGACCGTTTCCCCCCGGGCCGCGTCCACCAGATAGCGCATCACGCAGGCCCTGCCTTTACTCGGCGTCCGGGCTCCGGGGGGCGCCTCGTCGGCGAGGGATAGCGCCACCGGCTGGTATTCCAACCCGAGCGCCCGGGCGAGCACGCTGTCCATACCGTTTTACCTCCACCCTGAACGCGCACGGGGAAATACAGACGAACATCAGTAAGAGGTTGGTAAGACCGATGTGGTAAAAAACTCCAAAATCCATTAGTTGCCCATGTCCAAGCCGAAGGGCTGAGCGACGAAGGACGGTTAAAGGGTGCCGTAATCCCGCAGGGCGTAGATGGGAACGTAGGCTAGCCAGCGCAGAGCCATCAGCGGCAATCACAAGCCGTTGAGACGCTCGAGGGCCTCCCCGTTCCTGGCGACACCCCGGGGGTCGAACACGGCGCGGAACAAAAGGGCGACGGCGGCGGGGTGGCGCATCGTTCAGCGGGCCGGACCGTCTTCACCGGCTCGACCGGTGGTCTCACCCTTCAGCTTGACCAGCTCCTCCATCAGGTCCGTCTG
This sequence is a window from bacterium. Protein-coding genes within it:
- a CDS encoding DUF169 domain-containing protein, whose amino-acid sequence is MDSVLARALGLEYQPVALSLADEAPPGARTPSKGRACVMRYLVDAARGETVALESDTVSCRGGLIGLGFAKGVSHMPGGEEGFYRFLSTGNRPHLKELGLSEAGMSDDFLDGERYLKNPELVKLFVKELPAVEIFQRYVVLRPLSTVQPDDEPLSVTVLADPDQLSALVVLANYGRGTADNVIIPMGAGCHQIGIHVYREAERETPRAVVGLTDLSARLCVNALIGDRYLTFSVPWRMFWEMDRDVPGSFLERTTWRKLTALRKRKR